TTTATCATTAATCACTCCTTTAGAAGGGGATTGTCTTTTAAACTCAGCAATTATACCCGTTGAATAAGGTTCTAATAAAGATTTCTTTAAAGAAATAGTGTCTTTTTTAAAATGTGGGCTTTCGATTAACTTTTTTACAGGAATCTCTGCTTTAATCTTTGCTATTTCCTGTTTTTTAAATGCTATTATTTTATCTAAAATGGTCATACTCATTGTTAATTATGAATTATGAATTTTCAGTTCCTTGAGACTTCATTCATAATTTTAAACTATAAAATTTATCTAACTAATTTTTCTAACGATTGTTTTGCTTTTAACCCTAATAAAGAATCTTTTGCTTCCTCAAAAGCCGTTGCAAAGGATTTATTTTTATCAAAAGTCTTTAAGGCAAATGCAGCATTGGTTAGCACTACATTATTTTGAGCTTCTGTTCCTTTACCGTCAATTATATTTACAAATATTTTTGCTGCTTCTTCTACAGTATCTCCTCCAAATATATCTGATTGCTGTAATTGTTTTTGTCCTAAATCTAACGGTGAAATTTGTTGTTCTGTTTCTTTGGTAAACAGTTTAAAATCTCCTGTCAAAGATATCTCATCGTATCCATCTAAGGCATGAACAACTCCATAATTAACATTAGATTGTTGTAACATATAATTATATACTCTTGCCACTTCTAAATTAAATACTCCTACTAATTGATTTTGTGGTGAACTTGGGTTTACCAATGGCCCCAACATATTAAAAAATGTTTTTACTCCTAACTCTCTACGAATTGGTGCTACAACTTTCATAGCTGGATGAAACAAAGGAGCGTGCAAAAAACAAATATTGGCTTCGTCTAATTGTCTTTTTAATGTGCTTTCATCATTGGTAAATTGATATCCTAAAAATTCTAACATATTAGAAGAACCAGATGCCGAAGAAACCCCATAATTTCCATGTTTTGCTACTTTATTACCCGTTCCTGCAACAATAAAAGAGGTTAACGTGGAAATGTTAAATGTATTTTTTCCATCACCTCCTGTTCCACATAGATCAATCGTATTAAAATCTGACAGATCTACTTTTACTGCCAATTCTAATAAGGCTTCTCTAAATCCAGATAGTTCGTCTACCGATACCGGACGCATTAAAAAAACCGTAATAAATGCTGCTATTTGTGATGCATTGTATTTCTCTTGAGCTATATTTATCAATACCTCTTTAGATTGTTCTTTCGTCAATCTTTTTTGCTCAAATAAAGTGTTTAATATTTTCTTCATTGTAACGACTTTAAACTTTAAGCTTTAAGCTTTCAACTGAATTAATAAAATTCTCTATCATCTTTTTACCTTCTGGTGTTAAAATACTTTCTGGGTGAAACTGAACAGCTTCTACAAAATACTCTTTATGCCTTAAAGCCATAATACTCCCTGCATCATCAATTGCCGTAATTTCTAAATCTGATGGAAAGTTATTATGAGAAGCTATCCAAGAATGGTAACGGGCAGCTTCAAAGGTTTCTGGAATATCTTTAAAAGTAACCGTGTTTTCTCTCGTTACTTTCATTTCGGTAGCCACACCATGAAATACATCATTTAAATTTTCTAATTCACCTCCAAAAACTTCTGTAATTGCTTGTAAACCTAAACACACTCCAAAAATTGGAATCTTCCCTGCATAGGTTTTAATCGTTTCCTTTAAAATTCCAGCTTCATCAGGAATTCCAGGACCTGGAGATAAAATAATAGCATCGTAA
The sequence above is a segment of the Tenacibaculum sp. 190130A14a genome. Coding sequences within it:
- a CDS encoding aminodeoxychorismate/anthranilate synthase component II — its product is MNILILDNYDSFTYNLVHYVEDITGTLPEVYRNDEISIDEIKNYDAIILSPGPGIPDEAGILKETIKTYAGKIPIFGVCLGLQAITEVFGGELENLNDVFHGVATEMKVTRENTVTFKDIPETFEAARYHSWIASHNNFPSDLEITAIDDAGSIMALRHKEYFVEAVQFHPESILTPEGKKMIENFINSVESLKLKV
- the trpD gene encoding anthranilate phosphoribosyltransferase, with amino-acid sequence MKKILNTLFEQKRLTKEQSKEVLINIAQEKYNASQIAAFITVFLMRPVSVDELSGFREALLELAVKVDLSDFNTIDLCGTGGDGKNTFNISTLTSFIVAGTGNKVAKHGNYGVSSASGSSNMLEFLGYQFTNDESTLKRQLDEANICFLHAPLFHPAMKVVAPIRRELGVKTFFNMLGPLVNPSSPQNQLVGVFNLEVARVYNYMLQQSNVNYGVVHALDGYDEISLTGDFKLFTKETEQQISPLDLGQKQLQQSDIFGGDTVEEAAKIFVNIIDGKGTEAQNNVVLTNAAFALKTFDKNKSFATAFEEAKDSLLGLKAKQSLEKLVR